From one Bacteroides eggerthii genomic stretch:
- a CDS encoding two-component regulator propeller domain-containing protein, which produces MEKIRTILKAQISLLTFILLFISLNSFSANVKFYNISDIYGITSGEAFSVCKDQYGFIWASTKTGVLRVTEGDCRNYELPCKTTDFVFVKLTYGNSQLFSYTNNSQIFHYDEVTDRFLFLTDLREKTGNSHITIGTIVTDKKGNLWIASSTGLFKYENNILTKITQTEEEIKHLTFYDKNHLFYITSTGISLLDISTSKSRLIYPNDTKDFRQIASLYYDEQLNRLWIGTGAAGLFYYDIIKKTLSPIPLKGFPKQPILAIKKDINNTLLIGIDGQGIWNISEKGDKLLNIYKEDLNNPFSLRGDGVYDIFCDKSRNWVATYTGKLSFFENVNSQITPIAYQINNPNSLGNNYVNKIMEDHEGHIWFATNNGLSRWNPVSNKWNHYYQNKSEQAKVFLTLCEDSQGRIWAGSYSSGVYLLDRKTGQTLQHYSSKTHTPGFSGDFIFDCFVDEEGDVWIGGNQNLSCYRIKENCFQEYPIQPVSSFAELSAGKLLLTTSRGLFLLDKNHGTIETLVEGSLAQDIVINNNTIWVATCRDGLIKYDYDKRQTERLTTESGLTSNYVNSILLDNGFLWIGTENGLCRLNILNNAIRSYTSVYSLSNTTFCVNSCTKLKNGKLIWGTNNGAIMFAPELIHETRPQGNIFFQNITVSGRSIRTIPHLLKNIPVNQQKTLSLNYTQNNFMLELLPTGGSTRNMKFSWLLEGLDTDWSRPSELHFINYTNLPGGDFKLHIRMYDGSLSQIIDERSLNIHITPPFWNTWWFATLISLCIVSYIIYAFKSYSNRLKRKSTNDRLIADAAQILMQEEMQQSESGSCKEKSILQSKPKSKPNDPFVNKAIAVINENIANYEFGKEEFAAAMNVSSSLLYKRIKALTDQSPSDFIKTVRMNHALKLLQSGQYTVTEVSELSGFSSLSIFSRAFKKHFGKTPTEI; this is translated from the coding sequence ATGGAAAAGATTCGAACTATATTAAAGGCCCAAATCAGTCTACTGACATTCATCTTACTTTTCATAAGTTTGAATTCTTTCTCAGCCAATGTCAAGTTTTACAACATCAGTGATATTTATGGCATAACATCAGGAGAAGCATTTTCTGTCTGTAAAGATCAATATGGTTTTATTTGGGCTTCTACTAAAACAGGGGTTTTGAGAGTTACCGAAGGCGATTGCCGCAATTATGAACTGCCTTGCAAAACCACTGATTTTGTATTCGTAAAGTTGACTTACGGCAATTCACAACTATTCTCATACACCAATAATAGTCAGATATTTCATTACGATGAAGTCACTGACCGTTTCCTTTTTCTGACAGACCTACGGGAAAAAACCGGCAACAGTCACATCACCATAGGAACCATCGTTACAGATAAAAAAGGTAACCTTTGGATTGCCTCTTCAACAGGTCTGTTCAAATACGAAAACAATATACTAACAAAAATCACACAAACGGAAGAAGAGATAAAGCATCTCACCTTCTATGATAAAAATCATTTGTTTTATATAACATCAACAGGTATCTCATTGCTGGATATATCAACATCAAAAAGTCGCCTTATCTACCCCAACGATACAAAAGATTTCCGCCAGATAGCCAGCCTATACTATGACGAACAACTAAACCGTCTATGGATCGGTACCGGAGCCGCCGGACTTTTTTATTATGATATAATTAAAAAAACTCTATCACCCATACCACTAAAGGGCTTTCCCAAACAACCAATTCTTGCCATAAAAAAAGATATCAACAATACTCTTTTGATTGGTATTGATGGTCAAGGAATATGGAATATCAGCGAAAAAGGAGATAAACTTCTCAATATTTATAAAGAAGACCTAAATAACCCCTTTTCACTTCGAGGTGATGGAGTATACGACATTTTCTGTGATAAATCCCGAAACTGGGTAGCTACATACACCGGTAAATTATCTTTTTTTGAAAACGTAAACTCACAGATTACCCCCATTGCATATCAGATTAATAACCCGAACTCTTTAGGAAACAACTATGTCAACAAGATTATGGAAGATCATGAAGGGCATATATGGTTTGCTACAAACAACGGTCTAAGCCGATGGAATCCGGTATCCAATAAGTGGAATCATTACTATCAGAACAAATCAGAGCAAGCAAAGGTCTTTTTGACTTTATGCGAAGACAGTCAAGGGCGAATTTGGGCGGGCAGTTATTCTTCCGGCGTCTACCTGCTGGACAGAAAAACCGGACAAACACTTCAACACTATTCTTCTAAAACTCATACTCCCGGCTTTTCAGGAGATTTTATCTTTGACTGTTTTGTGGATGAAGAAGGAGATGTGTGGATTGGCGGCAACCAGAATCTATCCTGCTATCGGATAAAAGAAAATTGTTTCCAGGAATACCCAATCCAACCAGTCAGCTCATTTGCCGAACTCTCTGCGGGAAAATTATTGCTCACAACCTCACGAGGTTTATTTTTGCTGGATAAAAATCATGGAACGATAGAGACCTTAGTTGAAGGCAGTTTGGCACAAGATATAGTAATAAACAACAATACGATATGGGTTGCGACTTGTAGAGACGGACTGATAAAATATGATTATGATAAGCGGCAAACAGAACGACTCACCACAGAATCGGGACTGACATCCAACTATGTAAACAGCATCTTATTGGATAACGGTTTCTTATGGATCGGTACGGAAAATGGTTTATGCAGGCTCAACATATTGAACAATGCAATCCGGTCGTATACTTCCGTCTACTCACTTTCAAACACAACTTTCTGCGTCAACTCCTGTACAAAGCTGAAGAATGGCAAACTGATTTGGGGAACCAATAACGGTGCAATCATGTTTGCCCCGGAACTGATTCATGAAACTCGTCCCCAAGGAAACATTTTTTTCCAAAATATCACTGTAAGCGGCCGTTCCATACGTACGATTCCCCATTTATTGAAAAATATTCCCGTCAATCAACAAAAGACACTATCACTGAACTATACTCAAAACAATTTCATGTTAGAACTCTTACCAACAGGAGGTTCTACCAGAAACATGAAATTCTCATGGCTATTAGAAGGATTGGATACAGACTGGAGTCGCCCCTCGGAACTTCATTTTATCAACTATACCAATCTTCCCGGTGGAGACTTCAAACTGCATATTAGAATGTATGACGGTTCGCTATCACAAATCATAGATGAGCGTAGCCTGAATATACATATTACACCTCCCTTTTGGAATACCTGGTGGTTTGCAACTCTTATAAGCCTATGTATCGTCAGTTATATTATTTACGCCTTCAAAAGTTACTCGAACCGCCTAAAACGAAAAAGTACCAATGACAGGCTTATTGCTGATGCAGCCCAAATACTGATGCAAGAAGAAATGCAACAAAGCGAATCAGGTTCTTGCAAAGAAAAATCCATACTCCAAAGCAAACCTAAAAGTAAGCCGAACGATCCCTTTGTAAACAAGGCGATAGCTGTCATTAATGAAAACATCGCCAACTATGAATTTGGAAAAGAAGAATTTGCTGCCGCAATGAACGTCAGTTCCTCACTCTTATACAAAAGAATCAAAGCATTGACAGATCAATCGCCATCCGACTTTATCAAAACGGTACGCATGAACCATGCACTCAAACTTCTGCAATCCGGCCAGTATACAGTAACCGAAGTCAGTGAACTTTCCGGTTTTTCCAGTCTCAGCATCTTCAGTCGTGCTTTTAAAAAGCACTTTGGGAAAACACCTACCGAGATATAA
- a CDS encoding two-component regulator propeller domain-containing protein, with protein sequence MKTLLNTERILLLVIFLISGTVSKGHVYKYIGLEDGLNNQKIYHIQKDQRGYMWFLTQEGVDRYDGKHIKHYNFSDDSMKLDSRIALNWLYMDTGNVLWIIGQKGRIFKYDSQHDKFKLVYAHPELIRNKSQAFLNHAYLDKNDRIWLCCKDSITWYDIHTGTTLHIPTPVNGEIATIEQTDDNHFFIGTGSGLFRVRAEKTALKQVADEAVKNIDTPIHELYYHAVSKQLFIGNYKEGILVYDIGKTGKVIPCQSPNNVEVNQIVALNPHELLVATGGKGVYKLDVDTYMSEPYITADYSSYNGMNGNNINDIYVDEEERIWLANYPTGITIRNNRYRSYDLIRHSLGNNHSLANDQVHDVMEDSDGDLWFATSNGISLYQTDTKEWHSFFSSFDPIPDDKNHIFLTLCEVSPGVIWAGGFTSDICRIEKKKGFNISYLSPTTIAGVRPDQYIYDIKKDSNGDIWSGGYYHLKRINLENKSVRLYPGVTSITTIQEKDTRQMWIGTRMGLYQLDKESGIYQYVDLPIESPYICALYQRDDGILYIGTRGAGLLVYDINKKKFIHQYRTENCALISDNIYTILPRQNGSLLMGTENGITIYSPKAHSFRNWTREQGLMSVNFNAGSATTYSKNALVFGGNDGAVRFPTDIEIPEPHYSRLLLRDFMIAYHPVYPGDDGSPLEKDIDETDRLKLTYGQNSFSLDVASINYDYPSNILYSWKIDGFHKEWSRPSQDNRIIVRNLPPGNYTLQIRAISNEEKYKTYETRNIQIIITPPAWASIWAMAGYVLLLVLVTSIIFRIIMLHKQKKVSDEKTRFFINTAHDIRTPLTLIKAPLEEVIENHMVTEQALPHINIALKNVNALLQLTTNLINFERIDIYSSTLYVSEYELNSYMNNVCATFRKYAEMKHVRFVYESNFDYLNVWFDSDKMGSILKNILSNALKYTPEGGSVHIYACEEGNSWSIEVRDTGIGIPSCEQKKLFKNYFRGSNVINLKVTGSGIGLMLVYKLVKLHKGRIQIQSTEHQGTCVQITFPKGNSHLHKAKFISPKTLDEHPETIIPSKDTSEAPFMEISQESSSLQRILIVEDNDDLRNYLVDMFKAGYNIQSCPNGKEALIIIREFNPDLVISDIMMPEMTGDELCSIIKGNLEVSHIPVLLLTALGDEKNMLEGLKTGADAYIIKPFSVGILKATVKNILANRALLRLVYNSIEDKEQSLPTNCTNTLDWKFIASVKECIENNMGNSDFNVDILSSQHHMSRTSFFNKLKALTGYAPADYIRMIRLQHAAKLLKQGEYTITEIADMIGFSDAKYFREVFKKYYNVSPSQFNKNPEN encoded by the coding sequence ATGAAAACGCTTTTGAATACCGAACGGATTTTACTTCTTGTTATTTTCCTTATTAGTGGTACTGTAAGTAAGGGGCATGTTTATAAGTATATAGGCTTGGAAGATGGTCTAAACAATCAGAAAATATATCATATCCAGAAAGACCAGCGAGGATATATGTGGTTTCTGACCCAAGAAGGAGTAGACCGTTATGATGGAAAACATATTAAACACTACAATTTTTCAGATGACAGTATGAAACTGGATTCGAGAATTGCCTTGAATTGGCTCTATATGGACACTGGAAATGTATTATGGATAATCGGTCAAAAAGGTCGTATTTTCAAATATGATTCGCAGCATGATAAATTTAAACTAGTTTACGCACATCCGGAACTGATCAGAAATAAGTCGCAAGCATTCCTGAACCACGCATATTTGGATAAGAATGATAGAATCTGGCTATGCTGTAAAGATAGCATTACATGGTATGATATTCATACCGGAACGACTCTACATATACCGACGCCGGTCAACGGTGAAATAGCCACCATTGAACAGACAGACGACAACCATTTCTTTATCGGTACAGGAAGCGGGCTGTTTCGCGTCCGGGCAGAAAAGACTGCGCTAAAGCAGGTGGCTGACGAAGCTGTGAAAAATATTGATACACCAATACATGAACTCTATTATCATGCCGTTTCAAAACAACTATTTATAGGGAACTATAAAGAAGGAATACTTGTATATGATATAGGGAAAACAGGAAAAGTCATCCCCTGCCAATCACCCAATAATGTAGAGGTAAACCAAATCGTTGCATTGAACCCTCATGAACTTCTAGTAGCCACTGGCGGGAAAGGTGTATACAAATTAGATGTGGACACATATATGAGTGAACCCTATATAACAGCTGATTATAGCAGTTATAACGGAATGAACGGAAACAATATCAATGACATTTATGTGGATGAAGAGGAACGCATCTGGCTTGCCAATTATCCTACCGGTATTACAATCCGCAACAACCGTTATAGGAGTTACGACCTGATAAGACATTCTCTCGGAAACAACCATTCACTGGCGAACGATCAAGTTCATGATGTAATGGAGGACAGTGATGGTGACCTCTGGTTTGCAACCAGTAATGGTATCAGCCTTTATCAGACGGACACCAAAGAATGGCATTCCTTCTTCAGTTCCTTTGACCCGATACCAGATGATAAGAATCATATATTCTTAACACTCTGTGAAGTTTCTCCCGGTGTCATATGGGCCGGTGGTTTTACGTCAGATATATGTAGAATAGAAAAGAAGAAAGGATTTAACATAAGCTATCTATCTCCTACCACTATTGCAGGGGTACGTCCAGACCAATATATATATGACATCAAAAAAGATTCGAACGGTGATATTTGGTCCGGTGGATATTACCATTTGAAGCGCATCAATCTTGAGAACAAAAGTGTACGTTTATATCCAGGAGTAACTTCTATTACCACTATTCAGGAAAAAGACACCCGGCAAATGTGGATTGGGACAAGAATGGGACTCTACCAGCTTGACAAGGAATCGGGAATTTATCAATACGTTGACTTGCCTATTGAATCTCCTTATATATGCGCATTGTACCAAAGAGACGACGGTATCTTATATATCGGCACTCGTGGAGCCGGACTGCTTGTATATGACATCAATAAAAAGAAGTTTATCCACCAATATCGTACAGAAAACTGTGCACTGATTTCCGACAATATCTATACAATTCTTCCACGCCAAAACGGGAGTTTGCTCATGGGTACAGAAAACGGAATCACCATTTACTCACCCAAAGCACACTCTTTCCGCAATTGGACAAGGGAACAAGGCTTGATGAGCGTCAATTTTAATGCCGGCTCTGCTACCACCTACAGTAAAAACGCACTTGTTTTTGGTGGCAATGACGGTGCAGTCAGGTTTCCAACAGACATAGAGATACCAGAACCGCATTACTCGCGTTTGTTACTGCGCGATTTCATGATAGCCTATCATCCCGTATATCCGGGTGATGACGGTTCTCCGCTGGAAAAGGATATTGACGAAACTGACCGGCTAAAACTGACCTACGGACAAAACTCCTTTTCCCTTGACGTAGCCTCCATTAATTATGATTACCCTTCCAACATTCTGTATTCATGGAAAATTGACGGCTTTCATAAAGAATGGAGCCGTCCTAGCCAAGACAACAGGATTATTGTAAGAAATCTGCCTCCCGGCAATTATACGCTACAGATTCGCGCCATATCCAATGAAGAAAAATATAAGACTTATGAGACAAGAAATATTCAGATTATCATAACGCCTCCAGCATGGGCCAGTATATGGGCTATGGCAGGATACGTGCTCTTGCTGGTACTGGTCACGAGTATCATATTCCGTATCATCATGCTACACAAGCAAAAGAAGGTTTCGGATGAAAAAACACGCTTTTTCATTAATACAGCCCACGACATACGCACACCGCTCACATTAATAAAGGCTCCACTGGAAGAAGTTATAGAAAACCATATGGTAACAGAGCAGGCACTACCGCATATAAATATAGCTCTCAAAAATGTAAATGCATTGCTCCAACTGACGACCAACCTGATAAATTTCGAACGAATAGATATCTACTCTTCCACACTTTATGTTTCCGAATATGAACTGAACTCCTACATGAACAATGTTTGCGCCACTTTCCGCAAATATGCCGAGATGAAACATGTCAGGTTTGTTTATGAAAGCAATTTTGACTATCTAAATGTGTGGTTTGACAGTGACAAGATGGGATCTATTCTAAAGAATATCCTGTCAAATGCATTGAAATATACCCCTGAAGGCGGTAGCGTACACATTTATGCCTGCGAAGAAGGAAATTCTTGGAGTATCGAAGTGAGAGATACCGGAATCGGTATTCCCTCATGTGAACAAAAAAAATTGTTCAAGAATTATTTTCGAGGAAGTAATGTCATTAACCTAAAAGTAACAGGTAGTGGAATCGGACTGATGCTGGTATACAAACTGGTTAAATTACATAAAGGCAGGATTCAAATTCAGAGTACTGAACATCAAGGTACATGTGTACAAATTACTTTCCCGAAAGGAAATAGTCATCTCCATAAAGCAAAATTTATTTCTCCTAAGACTTTGGATGAACATCCGGAGACTATCATACCCAGTAAAGATACTTCAGAAGCACCATTCATGGAAATATCTCAAGAAAGCAGTTCTTTACAACGTATCCTGATAGTAGAGGACAATGATGATTTACGCAATTATCTTGTTGATATGTTTAAAGCAGGATATAATATCCAGTCCTGCCCCAATGGAAAAGAGGCATTGATCATAATACGGGAATTTAATCCGGATCTCGTCATATCCGACATAATGATGCCCGAAATGACCGGAGATGAACTCTGCTCAATTATAAAAGGAAATCTTGAGGTGTCTCATATTCCGGTCCTTTTACTGACCGCACTGGGTGATGAGAAAAACATGCTCGAAGGATTGAAAACCGGAGCAGACGCCTACATCATCAAACCTTTCAGTGTGGGAATACTCAAGGCAACGGTTAAGAATATACTTGCAAATCGTGCTCTGCTCCGTCTGGTTTATAACAGCATCGAAGACAAAGAGCAGAGCCTTCCGACTAATTGCACCAATACTTTAGATTGGAAATTCATAGCCTCTGTCAAGGAATGTATAGAGAACAACATGGGAAACTCGGACTTCAATGTAGATATACTCAGTAGTCAGCACCACATGAGCCGTACAAGTTTTTTCAATAAATTAAAGGCATTGACCGGCTATGCTCCGGCTGATTACATCCGGATGATACGTTTGCAACATGCTGCAAAACTACTGAAACAAGGTGAATATACAATAACGGAGATTGCTGACATGATTGGATTTTCGGACGCTAAATACTTTCGTGAGGTATTTAAGAAATATTACAATGTAAGTCCAAGCCAGTTTAATAAAAATCCAGAAAATTGA